Proteins from a single region of Theobroma cacao cultivar B97-61/B2 chromosome 10, Criollo_cocoa_genome_V2, whole genome shotgun sequence:
- the LOC18586018 gene encoding probable glycosyltransferase At5g11130, producing MSSLPLLLCFFFFTSFVPLFTALTSSPYLSPTILPQNYQKMLKNFKIYVYPPPETLSFDSKVEALFYSSLLHSPFTTQNPEEAHLFFLPFSFHSDLSPRSAARVVGDYRTEFIYWNRTLGADHFFLSCSGVGHGSDRNVVELKKNSVQVSCFPTTPGLFIPHKDVSLPPLANVHAPTHAPGSKSTSHLAYVRYNWVKESNLVEQLLADPEILVESEPSDQMTYEERLAGSKFCLFEYGPEISGIGEAMSFGCVPVVITDRPVQDMPSMDLLTWRHIAVFVGTSGGAREIKRVLGRVVVEGYEDMSGSAVVASKHFVWNETPQPYDAFHMVMYQLWLRRHTIRYAEREWA from the coding sequence atgtcttctctccctctcctcctctgcttcttcttctttaccTCCTTCGTCCCGCTCTTTACTGCCCTCACTTCCTCCCCTTACCTTTCCCCCACGATCCTCCCACAGAATTACCAGAAAATGCTAAAGAACTTCAAAATTTACGTTTACCCCCCGCCGGAAACGCTGTCGTTTGACTCCAAAGTCGAAGCCCTCTTTTACTCTTCTCTCCTCCACAGTCCCTTCACTACTCAAAACCCCGAAGAAGCCCATTTGTTCTTCCTCCCCTTCTCTTTCCACTCCGACCTTTCGCCACGCTCCGCCGCGCGCGTTGTCGGAGATTATCGTACGGAATTTATTTACTGGAACCGGACTCTCGGAGCTGatcattttttcctttcttgttcgGGTGTCGGCCATGGCTCGGACCGGAATGTGGTCGAGTTGAAGAAAAACTCGGTTCAGGTCTCGTGTTTCCCGACGACGCCCGGGTTGTTTATTCCTCATAAGGATGTTAGTTTACCCCCACTTGCTAACGTTCACGCTCCAACTCACGCTCCGGGAAGCAAGAGTACGAGTCATTTGGCTTACGTGAGGTATAATTGGGTGAAAGAGTCGAACCTGGTGGAACAGCTTTTAGCTGATCCCGAGATTTTGGTTGAATCTGAGCCGTCGGATCAGATGACTTACGAGGAAAGACTTGCCGGGAGTAAGTTCTGTTTGTTCGAGTACGGGCCGGAGATATCGGGGATTGGCGAAGCAATGAGTTTCGGTTGCGTGCCTGTGGTGATCACCGACCGTCCAGTCCAGGACATGCCGTCGATGGATTTGCTGACGTGGCGACATATCGCCGTGTTCGTGGGGACAAGCGGCGGGGCCAGGGAGATCAAGAGGGTATTGGGACGCGTCGTGGTGGAAGGGTACGAGGATATGAGCGGATCCGCTGTGGTGGCGAGTAAGCATTTTGTGTGGAACGAGACCCCGCAGCCGTACGATGCGTTTCACATGGTAATGTATCAGCTCTGGCTGAGAAGGCATACCATCAGATATGCGGAGAGAGAATGGGCTTAA